The Arachis ipaensis cultivar K30076 chromosome B05, Araip1.1, whole genome shotgun sequence nucleotide sequence NNNNNNNNNNNNNNNNNNNNNNNNNNNNNNNNNNNNNNNNNNNNNNNNNNNNNNNNNNNNNNNNNNNNNNNNNNNNNNNNNNNNNNNNNNNTTTATATATTACTATTGTTGTTAGATATCCGACAGAGAAACCTGCAACTACGTTTAATTTCATTATCTTGAATCTTTGGAGGTAATTGTATTTGGTATACATCTATATATACACTGCACGTGGACAAATCCCAAGGGTGACAACTATCGGTTCATGTTTCTTAGCTGAGTACAtaagaataattaattaattattcgtGTTATATTCAAATTATTCTTCTCACAACATGAtttaacaaacaaaacaaaataaaatttgcaCATTCATTTTGTTTCATGTATTGATcatactatttttattattaaataaaatacgaatacattttattttataattaaaaagtttaattttaatgcataaaattaatcatttttagttttttactAATATGACAATATAAAATTAACTATCTGTATAAAATCTtttcatatataaaaataaagtttttttaaaaattattagtttAATACACGAAATTAGATAAATCTCatcaattcaaaaaaatatacttAGATTACCCCTATAAGTAATTTTGTGGATATTGTTTTGAATTAAACTAATAATATGAATTGGGCTAATGAATACAAAAGTCAGCATTAACGAAAGctcattcaattgagaattaaaGATAGTCACCAAAAATTGAGAATTAAAGATAAGGAAGTTGTAACAATagatttaaaaaaattgagaatgaTACCCTAGGCAAAttgtattttatttgatttttttaataggAGTAGTTAGTTAATTAGATTAATTTTGTAGATTAGTCATAAGAGAGAGATAGCATGTGAAAGTGGAAGTGAAGCTGACTCATGCAAAACAAAAAAGGAGGCAAGGCAACTAACTACTCAAGTAAAGTGCACAAGTCAAGGTGTCCTAATCCCAAAGAAACCCTAATTGAAAGCCCTATGATTATTGTTATTGATTTTCACTTGTACTTGACTACTTGTAAAAAATAACCCGTCACATGCACATCACAATAAGGCATTGTTTGGAAAGCCGCGTGCAATCGCTCATATCACCAGTGTCAAATAATCACACACCCCAAACGCATCCGCGAATAAAGCAGATTCTTTTTTCACTTATCGAGGCCCCCACATCCATTGAATTATTatcagatatttttatttttaaaatagttCTCTAGTTTAGTTATGATGAATTAATAttttagaaatttaaaaattttagtattttttattcttataaaaaataagttattaaataagttatatatatatatatatatatatattacatataTTTTATATGNNNNNNNNNNNNNNNNNNtttttatatacatatatcataattatttttatatttaacacCTAATAAAGTACTAATTAAATTATCGATAAATTATAGCTCAAATAATATAATCTCTCTATATTCATCTAAGAGGTTGTGGGGTTTGAGTCACTctaattttggtaaaaaaaaagtaCTAATTAAATCTATTTTAACATCATTAATGCCATTGTAATATATAGAGTTTGTTTAGAtgctatttttaaaaaagatcttttttctaatgatatattttttaaagatcttttataaaagtaaaagtaattttatgtttggatatttcatgtaaaaagatctttttatctatcaattatgtttgggtaaaataagataaaagtatttttttgttcatttataatgtaaaaaatatctttttctaaaaaaatattttttaaaaaaaagatgtaaattataacttctcaaaaagatattttttatttttctaatacttttatttttactattaaaaNNNNNNNNNNNNNNNNNNNNNNNNNNNNNNNNNNNNNNNNNNNNNNNNNNNNNNNNNNNNNNNNNNNNNNNNNNNNNNNNNNNNNNNNNNNNNNNTTTACATTTACATGAAGTATTATTCTTTTATACAATAAAGTATTTAACAATAATGTATTGACATTCGACAATGCAAAAGTATAATTTATATTGTGAATTAATTAAAGTAAATGACTAATATgacaatttttatttaaattaaataacagGATTTCAAGCCTTTAAATACTCACAAAAATTTGTATCATGATCGAGTCTCGTCCAGTACCAACTTTCGGTAAAGAAAAAACGTAACTTTATTGACTTGGAGTGTTATATGGCAATGATGAAAAATAcccaaatttaaatttaaataaataaataaatgcaaaGAGCGTGTGGGTTAACCCACCAATCCACCATTATATAATAGAGAACAAAACAAGTAATAGGGTGAAAGGTAAACAAAACAAACTAAAGTGTGTGCGGTTCGTGCAAACTACTCATCACAAAACGCTTCAGTGACCATAGACATGGCGGCAGAAGAGAGCATAGTTGACTCCACCGATTTTCCCGTCAAGAGGCCAAGGGAGAACGAAGAGAATGGCTCAGCTTCCACCCTCACCGTCGACGCCGCCGCCGCAAAGGACCCGAACGGAATCTCTGCCGTTATCCCTGGCTGGTTCTCCGAAATCAGCCCAATGTGGCCCGGTTCGGTTTTTTTATACCATCACCCTCCGTATTTCAAAGATGGAAACTTTTCGTTGTTTCTGGTCACCCCATAACTGAAATTTTTAAActtgctttcttttttatttttattttttaaatatatttaacatCTTGTGGTGTTTGTGGTTCTGTGAAGGAACACGGGTTTTGATTGTTTGGTATATCATTTATTTACTATCAGTTGGCAGGTTTTGTTTTTTGAAATTGACGTTTTGATTGTTTAATTGTTTTCTGtctcaaatttttaaaatctcatcTCAGCATGATTTTTAGTTTGCAGGGGTGTTTACTACTACATGACTTTTTCTCTCTTGGTTCTGTTGTGTTCTAGAATTTTTTTAACCCTTTATCATGGATTTTAAGGATTCTGTAACTAAGAGTTGATGATTGGTGTAGTAACTAGTATTTTTtctgttaataataataattaataaataataaaaaacatgGAGTGTGATTGGTTACTTTAGAACATTTGGAAGTTCTGCTTTCATCTGTTGCATATTTTCATGACTATACATATGGATTCATTGGAGACTTAAAGATCTATGCAGACTCTGGTTTTTTTTACATATGAGAGTTAACTTGAATGCTTGTATGATGTCaacaatttatttatatatatctatTCCTGTTTGTATAATCCACTTTGAGGTTTTTACTATGTATATGATGAGATGAAGCATGTAAATGAGCTACTTAAATGATAGAGGAGTTGGTTTGTTAACTGAATGGATTATGCATAAAAGTGCATTTCAGATCTGTGTATTCCATTTTGAGGCACTTAATCATTGTCTTAAATGATTCagccttccttttttttttggctATATTTTCAACTCACTTTATATTCTATTATGTTGGACTCGCTTCAAGGGCCATCGCCTTTGCTATGGTATATGAAGTTATTTTGGTAGAATAATGGTCTGTTATCATTAACAGAACTACAGAAGTGGATTTTCAATCTCTTTGCAAGGGAATAAATATATTTGTCTACATCTTATGCCTTTAATTTTTCACAAAACCAAAACGGGATATTATCCTTAGAGTAACTTGCACATTGTTATCAAATGCTTCGGTAAGTTTACAATGTTTGCACCAGTCTTTAGTAATAAGACTCAGGAAGTCGAATTCGGCCGTGTTTTTGCAGGGGAGGCTCACTCGTTGAAGGTGGAAAAGATTTTGTTTCAAGAGAAGTCTGACTACCAGAATGTCATGGTCTTCCAGGTACATATACATCAAGTAAAAAAGTTTCATTTTTTCCCCTATTCATGGTCCTAGTTTTATTTAACTTGTATGTGGGTGATATCTTTTTGCAGTCTTCGACATATGGCAAGGTTCTTGTTCTAGATGGAGTCATTCAGCTGACAGAAAGGGATGAATGTGCTTATCAAGAGATGATCACTCATCTTCCTCTTTGCTCGATTCCAGATCCAAAAAAGGTCTTTTGATAATTTGAATCTCACCTCGAATTTCGTACATGTCTATTATGCCTTATTTGTTGCCAAATATGTGTGATAACAAAATCTATTGTGATTTATATATATAAGGTGACTTCTGGTGGACGTTTCGTTTATAATTGCAAGAAAATTTATTTGTGGTTTATTCTCCTTTTTCTGACCCGAGACCTAAGAGATTTGATTGTTTTCCTTTCTGTAACTTATGAAATTTAACTGTTCTTTCCTTCTTATAATCACcttaattttcaattaggttttgGTTATTGGGGGAGGTGATGGTGGAGTCCTGCGGGAAGTAGCACGCCATTCTTCTGTAGAAAAGATAGACATCTGTGAGATAGACAAGATGGTTGTCGATGTAAGTCTTGGCATTATGACACTTGCTTCCTCGCTCTAATCGGTGCTATATATATATTTCACTCGGCCTAAAAGCTACAACACTTTGATATTTAAAGACCTCTCTAGTATAGCAATACATGTTCAATATTAAAACTGAAATCGTTATACTTTTGCAGGTCTCCAAACAATTTTTCCCTGATGTAGCTATAGGTTATGAGGACCCACGTGTAACACTTCATGTTGGCGATGGTATGATCAGCTACATCTTTTCGGTAGAAAAAAATGTTCACTAGCTGTTATAGGACTACTTTTCTCATGATATTTTCTCTGAATGTTCTAGGTGTTGCATTTTTGAAGGCAGTCCCAGAAGGAACCTATGACGCAATTATAGTGGATTCGTCTGATCCTATTGGTAGGATATACATGTAATGCCTTAGAGTTTTTCTGGCCTTGTACATACGTAATTTGCTTCGTAAAACTGAGATTATTTTGTATATCCTTGAAGGTCCTGCCCAAGAGCTTTTTGAGAAACCTTTTTTCGAGTCGATTGCAAGGGCTCTTCGTCCAGGAGGTGTCGTGTGTACTCAAGCAGAAAGTATTTGGCTCCACATGCATATCATCGAGGACATCGTTGCAAATTGTCGCCAGATATTTAAAGGTTCTGTCAACTATGCTTGGACCACAGTTCCTACATACCCGAGGTACTCATTAAATCTACTTTCTATTTTCAAATTTGCTTTCTGCAAAAGATTCATGTATGTTCTTCTTCTGGTTATAATACTGTGACATTTTAATGTACTTTGTGGTTTAGTTATGATGTAGAACTCGAGAAGTGATGATTAATTCGTATTTCTTCCATTGCAGTGGGATGATTGGTTTCATGCTTTGCTCAACTGAGGGGCCTGCTGTAGATTTCAAGCATCCGGTGAATCGCATAGATGAGAATGATCAGAACTCGGCGAAGCCACTGAAATTTTACAACTCTGAGGTAATGCTTCTTCTCCTTCATCATGCCGTTGTtctcttaggtagcgtttgttttaagGTACTAAGACGGAGATTGGGAGACTGGAAGACTGAGACTCAATATTATGTTTGTTGGcttagagactggtactaaaatttcagtatttcagtccCTCAAAAAAGTTAAGACacaggagactgaaatttttGAGAACGAagattgaaattttaataacattttatacctaaaatacccctattttaattaattaattctaactttactctttgtgcaaattaaattagaacttcatttttatttcaatctctatttCCCACTTTACACTAAACACAATACTAAGACTTATTTTAGTCTGTCTCTCAGCCTCTGTCTCTCAGTTTCTGTTTCTCTTTCAAAAGCTACCTTATTATTGTTTCTGACTTGTTGACTATTTTCTAACGTGTTCTTTTGTTGTTCCAGCTTCATACAGCTGCGTTCTGTTTGCCATCTTTTGCTAAGAGGGCCATTGGTTCCAAAGCAAACTGAGGGAATTCGCCGGAGATTCGACTTAGCACGTGTCGTTGACCTTGAAATCCGGCCCGGCATTCGTCCTTGGTAAACTAGTCCATTATCTATCTATCAAGGAACTGCGGAATAAGTTTAGAACTTCAAGTCGACATTGAAGAGAGTAACTTTTATTTCTTGAAATGAGTAAGATGATGGATTCAGTTGTTAGTAGCTTTACCCGTTAATCATTATAGATAATGCGCAACCTTGAGAGACCTTAAGAGtactttttttctttaatttgtaaTGCAATAtggttgttttttaatttttactaaTTTGCTTAAAATTGAAACGTgttcttaatttatttattttgtccttCATGCATTTGGCGTACATCCACTTCTTTTAGAGTAATATTTCAAATCGATTTCTGAAAAATTTAGTTggaaaatttaattttcatttaattttaatcAACTAAATCAgtcttaattttttgttttgttagaCATTAATTTTTATGACAACTTTTGATAAAGAattagataaattaatttttattattatttaatgaatAACAAAAtagtttctaaaaaatttttgggTAAATACTTCTATAAATGAACAGTATgaaaaatagtataaaaatagaaataaaaattagTAGTTGAAATTTATTGAAGACTAAAGTATAGAGTTAAATCCCAAAATAGTCATTGAGATTGGCGTCGTGCAATAAAATCGTCTCTGAGATTGACAAAAATGCACCATGATAGTCCCTAACTCATTTttcattaacgacgtgatgacatagCTTGATGACGTGGCCTGCTAGTGATACGTGTCACtccatgatttggccacgtgtaatggtatgatgatgtgttgACCAGTAACAAGTGGCATGCTgatgtggatggttgtgccaTGTGTCACAATGATATTTGGCCACGTGTCTATTTGTGTCACGTGTCACAACCGTATTCGTCCATGTGTCATCCATTATGTTATTattgtagatgcaccaaattagtccctcactttgtattaagtgactcattttagtccttgaaattgaatgtcgtgcaccaaactaatCCCTTCActagttttttctcattttttctataaattcagaATTCTTAATATCTTTGAATCCATTAAttccaattctattttttcacatgttatttaaatacaaatatttttataaaatattttttcacttGCGGGTACCCTTAACCGCCGTCTTGGAGTTGAGGTGAAGACATTTCAAACACCCccactaccatctccgacctctttcgaAGATGGTAGTAGGGGTGCTTGAAGTGCCTTCAGTCTATCCCATTTACACACATTGAATACGTGTATTTCATAAGAATCGAAAACAAAAcgtgtattttaattcttaatttcttgttaaaaacacatgtttttttataaaaaaatgtgtctaatcaattatataattcttttttataataacatctttatatattacaaaatttatcaatgttaaattatttaggaaaaaaattatataattaaaactaacatcttaaaattttttataaaaacacttgtatttaaatgatatgtgaaaaaataaaattgaaatcagTGCATCCaagatattgaaaattttaaatttttaaaaaaaggagaaaaaactgGTGAAAGGACTAGtctggtgcacgacattcaattttagggactaaaatgagtcacttaatgcaaagtgaggggctaatttggtgcatctacaatgatggcataatggatgacacgtggccaaatagcattgtgacacgtggcacaaccatctacataagcatgccacgtgtcactggtcaacacatcatcataccattacacatGGCTAAATCATGGAGTGACACGTGTCAATAACGGACCACGTCATCAAGctatgtcatcacgtcgttaatgaaAAATGGGTCAGGGACTAATATAGTGCATTTTTgtcaatctcagggacgtaattggtgcaattggaatttcaaaaatgattttagtgcacgacgccaatctgagggaccattttggggtttaactccTAAAGTATACAACTAGAACTTAGATTTGGgtataatttcttttttaaataaaaaatagaaataagcATTAGATAATGGTTATATAccgggctaattttttttatatggtgttttattcaaatcggacggtccgatttgtttgaaGAAAAAAGTAAACTACAAATCGAACTCTCCgatttgtttgaaaaaaaaaagaaaactacaaatcgcatggtccgttttgtattttttattttttaaaataaaaatcggacggtccgattttaatattaaaaatttttttatttttgaaatcacaaatcggaccgtccgatttatgattgtttgggaaaaaataaaacaaatcgaAGGCACCCATTTGTAGCTCCCATAACAAAGTTAAATACTTCTCTTCTCACATAATTGAAAAATACACTCTTCTCTCTCACACGAAAAACAAAAAGTTCTATATACTGAAGTAGTGTTTTCCGTTCGTATCTTTGTTTAATGAGATCATTTCTACCAATTATGTCAACTATTTTATCTTTTCCACAATATTCACACGATCTTCACAAACGTCAGCAATTAGGTTTCttgtgaattaattttttttttggttatccACAATTTCTTCTGACCTAACTGGTCAAGAACTAATCCATCGCATAtcagaattttatttaaaaatttactgTTGACTAATGAATTGTTACATACAcaaaataagattaaaaatataataaattttaaatatttaaaatttatcataaaaaataaattagataaaatttAAACATCAAATAATAAGTATCATAGAATTAACCTTTTTTTAAGGTACGCCGAATAGCTTATTGGACTATTAAGTGATAGGTGATAGAGAAAAAATGACTATTTTTTTGATCGTGGGTCTAAATATGACACTAGTTATTCTATCAAAGTGTATTTTGGACTCTAGTCTATTTTTATGATAAAAGAGCTAGTTTGGTTCATCATTATCAGCTTTGCTTTTTGTCATTTCTGTTTGTATTTGCTTATTTCATCAAATATAAGATAGAATATCAAATATTGTCATCATGATTCATGAGATAATCATTGATCAGAAAATGCATTACAATGATCTTTACTCTTCATAAGGAATATATTATAACCTGCATATTTGGAAACATTGCTACTGTTGCAGCACACGATCACATCATAAGAGGTCCACGgccttctttttattattattattattatttaaaaatcttAATTTAGAATAAACTGTATGTGTTTCCTTACTCTAcacctatgatgcacggacaaTAATACGAACACGAACACGGGACACGACATGATACGGGACACgtcgacacgcgaattttaaaatattttttagataaattgtaatgatattttgatattttattgatattaaaatataaattaaaatttttaattatttttaatgtcttattttaattatatcaagtatttaaaatatattttgttttaataaataataatatatactatatataaatttattttaagaatatatgttaagaataagactggacacgcggacacgtgatggtatttaggtgtgtccaggcgtgttcggaaaaaaaatttttattttttattaagacacggttggacacagcagacacgcgtgtcggtgagtgtcgtgtccaaaatgtgtctGACACGCGGACACGATAACTTagcgaagtgtccgtgcttcatagctcTACACTAGATAATATACAAAAATAGAGGTAAGCTAAAAAGACAAAGAAGACGCATAAGTCATAAcctttattaatgttattttatcACTCAATCTCCCAAATTATAAA carries:
- the LOC107643373 gene encoding spermidine synthase produces the protein MAAEESIVDSTDFPVKRPRENEENGSASTLTVDAAAAKDPNGISAVIPGWFSEISPMWPGEAHSLKVEKILFQEKSDYQNVMVFQSSTYGKVLVLDGVIQLTERDECAYQEMITHLPLCSIPDPKKVLVIGGGDGGVLREVARHSSVEKIDICEIDKMVVDVSKQFFPDVAIGYEDPRVTLHVGDGVAFLKAVPEGTYDAIIVDSSDPIGPAQELFEKPFFESIARALRPGGVVCTQAESIWLHMHIIEDIVANCRQIFKGSVNYAWTTVPTYPSGMIGFMLCSTEGPAVDFKHPVNRIDENDQNSAKPLKFYNSELHTAAFCLPSFAKRAIGSKAN